TCTCCTTAGACCGATTGATGGAGGTCAGCCCTGTCCTAGGAAAAGAGTGTAGACGACTAGCCCTTGAAACAAAACCAGGGTCGTGCCACTATTCAGGAACAGAATCCGCATTTGTGAAGCCTGGTGAGACCAAAACCTTACGAGCCATAGCCTCAATGCACCATGAAATGTTGGGGGGAACTGGACAATACCTTATTGAGTCTCTGCCTGAAGAggatcagaagaaggggtggactcTCATACCTGAGGTAAAAGATTGGCGAAAAAGGTGGTGTCGGAGCTTTCCTGTGATGGTACAGAATTTAACCCCCACAGAAATCCGGATTGATCGTCATCAGAAGATTGGTGTGATACACCTTTTAGATCAAGTTTCGTCCATCATGTCTGTGAGTGCAGAACAGAAGGATCATGTGAAAGCACCTTTAGATTTTGATCTAGAAGATTCTCCTCTACCACAGCAGTGGAAAGACAGCCTTCGTTCAAAACTGGCCACCCGAGAGGGAGTGTTCTCCAGAGCAGAGATGGACGTGGGGTGTTCTAAGAGTGCCACCCATGCTATAAGACTTGCTGATTCTACTCCTTTCAGAGAAAGGTCAAGAAGAATACCCCCTCGAGATGTGGAAGATGTCCGGGACATACTCCAACAGATGGAAGGAGCAGGCATCATCACAGAGTCCCGGAGCCCCTATGCCTCACCTATTGTGGTAGTGAGGAAAAAGAATGGTTCAGTTCGGCTATGTGTGGACTACCGTACTCTGAACAAGAGGACTGTGCCAGATCAGTACACTTTGCCCCGGATAGAGGATCTTCTGAACGCCCTATCTGGCAGCCAGTGGTTCAGTGTGCTTGACTTGAGGTCTGGATATTATCAGGTACccatgaagaaggaggatcaggaaaagACAGCGTTCATCTGCCCTTTGGGGTTCTTCCAGTTCACCAGAATGCCACAGGGAGTCACAGGAGCTCCTGCTACTTTTCAGAGGCTGATGGAGAAAACTGTGGGGGATATGAATCCCAAAGAGtgtctagtgtatctagatgacctaATTGTCttcgggaagacaccagaggagcATGAACAAAGATTGCTAAAGGTGTTGGATCGACTTCAAGTTGAAGGCCTGAAGCTATCAGTGGACAAATGCCGATTTGCCCAGAACTCTGTCACTTATGTGGGGCACATAGTCTCCGCTGAAGGAGTAGCCACAGATCCTGCTAAAATTGAAGCAGTGTTGAATTGGCCAAGACCAAATAACATCAGTGAGTTGCGGTCCTTTCTCGGATTCTGTGGTTACTACCGAAGGTTCGTGAAAGACTACTCAAAGATTGCTCGAGAGTTACATGACCTACTGAAGATTACCTCTGACGTAAAGGGTGCTAAGGCACTATATCCTAAAGATCCCTTTGGAGAAAAATGGACTTCAGGATGTGAAGATGCCTTTCTGACATTGAAGAAGAGACTTACAGAAGCTCCTGTCTTAGCTTATGCAGACCCTGAGAAACCATATATCCTCCATGTGGATGCCAGTATGGAAGGCCTAGGGGGTGTACTGCACCAAAGTTATCCAGAAGGATTGAGGCCGGTGGCTtacataagtagaagtcttacagGTGCAGAGAAGAACTATCCAGTCCATAAATTGGAGTTTCTGGCACTCAAGTGGGCCATCGTGGATAAGCTGCATGACTATTTGTATGGAGCAACATTCGAAGTAAGGACTGACAACAATCCACTTACCTACATCCAGACTACAGCTAAGCTGGATGCCACAGGACATAGGTGGTTGGCCGCCCTGTCAAGCTACAGTTTCAGCCTGAAGTACAAGCCTGGGCCCAAGAATGTcagcgcagatgccctgtcccgcagaCCTAGACTCCCTCCTCACCAAGAAGAAGAGGAGTGGGAAGAGATCCCTGGGCCGGGGGTAGGAGCCTTTTGTCAGATGTATGTGGTGGCCGAGAGTCAAGAAGAATTTGCCGAGCTAAGAGGgatagactccattagccactctCCAGAAGCCGTGCCTGAGGTGTTCCATGCTCCGGTCATGCTTCAACAGTGGTCCAGTATAACCACAGAAGACAAGAGGAAGGCTCAAGCGCAGGACTGGTATATTGGGATAGTTATCAGAGCCATGAAGACTAAGAATCCTAAATTGCTGACTTCTCTACCTGTGAGTCAAAGAGAATTATACCGAAGAGAATGGAGCCGACTACATCTCGAAGATGGAGTACTCTATAGGGTTGTGAAGTATCATGATCACCCTGACAGAAAACAGTTGGTACTACCGCACAGACACCGTGGCATGGTCCTGAGAGCTCTCCACGATCAACATGGGCATCTCGGGGTGGACAAGACCTATGGCCTAGTACAAGATCGGTTCTATTGGCCTCGCATGAGGGAACATGTCGAGCAACATGTAAAGACATGCAGGAGGtgtatccagaggaagaccctgcCTGTGAGAGCTGCCCCTATGGGTCATCTGAAAAGTACGGGACCCATGGATCTTGTGTGCATGGACTATCTCTGCATTGAGAACGATACAGCGGGAATTGGAAATGTGCTGGTGGTAACGGACCATTTCACCAGATATGCTCAAGCCTTCCCCACTAAAGATCAAAAGGCTGTGACTGTAGCCAAAGTCCTTTGGCAGAAGTATTTTATTCACTATGGACTACCCAATCGGATACACTCTGATCAAGGTAGAGACTTTGAGAGTAAGTTGATCAAGGAGCTGTTGGACATGTTGCAGGTGCAGAAGTCCAGAACCACACCTTATCATCCGGAAGGGGATGCACAGCCAGAACGATTCAATAGGACCCTCCTAGATATGCTAGGGACTCTCAAGCAAGTCGAGAAGCGGTCTTGGAGTAAACATGTGGAAGCCATGGTCCACGCATACAATTGTACAAGGCATGAATCTACAGGGTTCTCACCCTATTTCCTAATGTTCGGAAGAGAAGCTCGATTGCCGATAGATGTCCGTTTGGGAGTGTCTCCTGATGGAACAGATTCAACTTCACACTTTCAATATGTGAGGAACCTCAAACAAAACCTTCATCGGGCCTATGAGTTGGCTACCCAAGCTGCAGCAAAAATGGAAGAACGGAACAAAAGAAGGTATGATTCTAAGGTGAGATATCGGGAGATTCAAGCAGGGGATAAAGTTCTTCTCCGGAATCTAGGTGTGCCTGGAAAACACAAACTGGCTGACAGATGGAAAGATATCCTGTTTGAGGTTGTGTCCAAACTGGAAGGACTGCCAGTGTACAACATTAGGGGCCCGGAGGGCCGAATAAAGGCTTGGCATAGAAACCATCTGCTTCCAGTTGTGTATGCTGATGAAGAGGAAGAGAGTAGTGAAGAACTGGAGGAAAGCCCAGCCGAGAGTCCTGGAAATGGGGCAGAGGAGACCCCGGGAACTCCCAGTGCAGAGGACCAGTGGTGGTCATCACCCGCAGAAGAAACACAGCAATTGCCTCCTTTAACTCCTGTGGTTTCACAAAGTCCCGAAACCTCTCCTGGGTCACAAAGTTCTCCAAGGTTGAATCCAGAAAGTCCATGTTTTGTGCCTGGAACTTCCCTTAGAGACTCTACTTCGAGGGCAGGAGTTGAGGTTCCACAGTTGATGTCCCAAGATCCCCTTCCACAGCGAGAACTGAGACACAGCACCAGAGTGCGGCAACCCCCTAGGGCCCTAGTTTATGATAATATAGGAGAGCCCAGTTATGCCCCGCTGACACAAGCAGCATCTAAAATGGCCACTTTCCTACATGCACTAGCTGAAGTGGTAAATGTTAGCGACTCTTTACCCTAGATAACTAGCTAGCTAGGATGTTACTGTGttaactgtactgtatgtatgctaAACCTTTTTCTGTTGAGTTTTTGTTAAGCTCCCTGACTAGGACTTGCCAGTGGAAGGCAAGTATTTTCAAGGGGGAGCATGTAACCCTGTGAAGTTACacaggctgcattatctgaaatgcccagtagatggcagatggactcagtatgctgttGATAAAACATTGAGCTttggtcacatgattgtgacatcatcgaaggtcctGTAAGCTTTCCAGAAGTTACTACGTGCTCAGCCAAAAAAGGACATGTGTCTGAGAatgtgagagactgcagcacagagatggaaccttgctgagagaacctgcttcacccaagatcacacctgctgagagaggggcctgctggcaaagacaagcgctgagtccagacgtctggtgaatccagagagaggagactgctgctgaccGGCCTGGCTAATCGTGTTGTGAGGGTAAGCCAAACCTCTCCCTGTATCACCAcagggcacctgtctcctcactcacagtaaagactctgaggtccagtgacggacattacacagctcaggctgcttcagTGACCCTGCAGAGCAGGACTTATAAGGGCCCCAACTCTTCCATGTGCACCAACGGCCACTAGGGCGAAGATAAGCGGGTGGGACACAGGCGTGCTTGTGGGTGGGTgaggaaaatccacattgcattgttacctgtgttactctattgtattttcctatgtatgttggttaatttgctgcttactatataaagttaattccagttaggctgtgtcagtctcattgcactaagtatgttcccagtgggatcccacatccctaccccggatgctccactgggtggaggcactgccgcagacatgtaccccagctcccagatagcggaggctcaggatccgcctgtcaggcatagtgagttaactagGGTTAGGGACCCCAAAGACATTAGGGGGCGCCCTCAAAACCCCGTTACACTAAGATGAAATTTCCTTATTTACACGGCCCCAAGGGGAAAGAAATAAGCAAAAGTAGGAAATGACTAGAGTTCCTTGTCTAATAGGGAAACTGCTGTTGTTGCCAATagcgaccaatcacagcacagctttcatttcttactgtgctcttgaaaaatgaaagctgccctgtgattggttgctaagagCGTTACTCTGCAGCAGCTCAACAAATTTACTGTGATTTAAGCCAGAAACTGACATGAATTATAGAGCAAAACTATGGCAGAAATTTGTTTTTTAGGTGCACGGACTTCtagaagatgtgccaaatttatttagGGGCCTGTACTAAGTAAATTTGGCAAATCTTACTCCTGTGCATTTATTATTAAAACTGTAGTATGAAACACCAGTCTCAGTAAATTCCCCCATGACTTGTGATTTTCTTTCCATGTTGAAGGCTGGTGCTGAGACATCTAAAGCAGCTTTACAATGTGTGGTGTCCACCAAATATGTTTGTTTGCTTTATATGGGGTccgttggtggtggtggtggtaaacTACAGTCACACAGGCTCTACAAATGTGATATTTCCAACTACAGAATTTTAGATCCGCAGATCACCAAGTCTGAAGAATGGCATGGTTCTTGGAGGAACATCATGGTCGCTGCATTCTGGTATTCATTAGGAGTCACTGACCATTTGTCCCTATCGAGGACTTCTTCTGACATGTCTAAGTGACACGTCAGAAGATGTTAAAAGGTGAAGCTTCATTTTAGCCACACTTGCCAACTCTTCCAAAACGTTCGGGACGTTCCCAAAGGCAACATCTCGGACTCCcagaagagctgtcaaatatCCCACACAGCTCAGGATCTCTGCTTTCTCCTGGAAAGAATGCCTTCATGAGCTCTAACTATATTTGGCACCAGGATGCCGCGTCATTAGACCCATAGAGGGGCAAACTGTccttagaccttacagggaatttTCCTGGTTGGCCGATGCCCAAGGGGGCTTCCTCAGCCCTCCTCACTGTGGCAAGCAAAGTACCTAACGATCTTatcctctcagcattaattaatgctagaagcATCAGGTACTTGGCCGGCAGCTGCAAGTGCCCTCCCAAATTaaactgtattaccatcctcaAGATGGTGATGCTGTTCAATACTGCTGTGGGgacgacagtattttgtgctgcactgtggt
This Bufo gargarizans isolate SCDJY-AF-19 chromosome 7, ASM1485885v1, whole genome shotgun sequence DNA region includes the following protein-coding sequences:
- the LOC122944049 gene encoding uncharacterized protein LOC122944049 yields the protein MYPSSQIAEAQDPPVRHSELTRVRDPKDTRGRPQNPVTCGGTAEMNWGTTSENKLSPQATPSFAKEWAQQRNVPLQQAVMLCKVPSCCEMNHVILCVEIRLGIEMATVRDILQDSGGQTYMLIYCHTDLGDHEMPTNVHLYGAPDEGCSLVYALLDKKERVSLQQPFKLEQREYVTENYSKLLTPIPGNTGAIPKQAAHPPRGQGMITPKAESHPSTALLKPDNPEVRTLPTGGSDVSDILQKLSEAIVTANHTHSYRKLKVFSGNQPVPSGEEPFEVWKDNAMQLLEEWSCTDTIKKQRLVESLRFPATDMIRLYKGVNGQATVHDYLQVLQDAYGRSEDLDDLLVKFLATKQKEHEKATDYINRLQLSLGKLFHKGAVTASELDARLSKQIQRGGLTNNPVMILLRAKLDDKVLPYSTLINTARRLEDQTCPPLQKEKEDTELSALRKKVAELELLCKSPPERADPPPGSGGQHRKTQKKLFPEDSPRRGDCFKCGKSGHFQRECPANSMEVDVEVLATELEETQMTRSYKRRKTRPTYSLSVGAKIGPKSLIHVQVEGIHASALLDTGSQVTIIYRDFYERHLKHIPMEPAGEFQLWGVGSQAQSVEGCIKVTITIPQLNTGMICPMELEVLICPAAKKVCAPIILGTNAKMVQDVFKAYLTEVGDVSLDRLMEVSPVLGKECRRLALETKPGSCHYSGTESAFVKPGETKTLRAIASMHHEMLGGTGQYLIESLPEEDQKKGWTLIPEVKDWRKRWCRSFPVMVQNLTPTEIRIDRHQKIGVIHLLDQVSSIMSVSAEQKDHVKAPLDFDLEDSPLPQQWKDSLRSKLATREGVFSRAEMDVGCSKSATHAIRLADSTPFRERSRRIPPRDVEDVRDILQQMEGAGIITESRSPYASPIVVVRKKNGSVRLCVDYRTLNKRTVPDQYTLPRIEDLLNALSGSQWFSVLDLRSGYYQVPMKKEDQEKTAFICPLGFFQFTRMPQGVTGAPATFQRLMEKTVGDMNPKECLVYLDDLIVFGKTPEEHEQRLLKVLDRLQVEGLKLSVDKCRFAQNSVTYVGHIVSAEGVATDPAKIEAVLNWPRPNNISELRSFLGFCGYYRRFVKDYSKIARELHDLLKITSDVKGAKALYPKDPFGEKWTSGCEDAFLTLKKRLTEAPVLAYADPEKPYILHVDASMEGLGGVLHQSYPEGLRPVAYISRSLTGAEKNYPVHKLEFLALKWAIVDKLHDYLYGATFEVRTDNNPLTYIQTTAKLDATGHRWLAALSSYSFSLKYKPGPKNVSADALSRRPRLPPHQEEEEWEEIPGPGVGAFCQMYVVAESQEEFAELRGIDSISHSPEAVPEVFHAPVMLQQWSSITTEDKRKAQAQDWYIGIVIRAMKTKNPKLLTSLPVSQRELYRREWSRLHLEDGVLYRVVKYHDHPDRKQLVLPHRHRGMVLRALHDQHGHLGVDKTYGLVQDRFYWPRMREHVEQHVKTCRRCIQRKTLPVRAAPMGHLKSTGPMDLVCMDYLCIENDTAGIGNVLVVTDHFTRYAQAFPTKDQKAVTVAKVLWQKYFIHYGLPNRIHSDQGRDFESKLIKELLDMLQVQKSRTTPYHPEGDAQPERFNRTLLDMLGTLKQVEKRSWSKHVEAMVHAYNCTRHESTGFSPYFLMFGREARLPIDVRLGVSPDGTDSTSHFQYVRNLKQNLHRAYELATQAAAKMEERNKRRYDSKVRYREIQAGDKVLLRNLGVPGKHKLADRWKDILFEVVSKLEGLPVYNIRGPEGRIKAWHRNHLLPVVYADEEEESSEELEESPAESPGNGAEETPGTPSAEDQWWSSPAEETQQLPPLTPVVSQSPETSPGSQSSPRLNPESPCFVPGTSLRDSTSRAGVEVPQLMSQDPLPQRELRHSTRVRQPPRALVYDNIGEPSYAPLTQAASKMATFLHALAEVVNVSDSLP